A section of the Agrococcus sp. SGAir0287 genome encodes:
- a CDS encoding YHS domain-containing protein: MTNGSACHGHSHTPENTDTDMAECPIMPGSFIAKADAEAAGLVRDHDGTRYYLCCAGCGPKFDADPARYAAAH; encoded by the coding sequence ATGACCAACGGATCCGCCTGCCACGGACACAGCCACACGCCCGAGAACACCGACACCGACATGGCCGAGTGCCCCATCATGCCCGGCAGCTTCATCGCCAAGGCCGACGCCGAGGCCGCAGGACTGGTGCGCGACCACGACGGCACCCGCTACTACCTCTGCTGCGCAGGCTGCGGGCCGAAGTTCGACGCCGACCCAGCACGGTACGCCGCCGCCCACTGA